The genomic DNA ACTGAAGAAATTGGTGGCTGATTTAGACCAGATTGTTAAAGAATTTGGCGGCCGTATCTACCTCACCAAAGACAGTATGAGTAGCCCAGAGCTGACCAATTATTTAAAAAATGTGGAGAGTTATAAATATGTATCCCTCCAAAGAAAGAGAATCACAGGGCGAAGCATAGGATAACAGCATCAAGATGAAACTCAGAACGGAAGTGAACATCGTGGCGACCACGGCACAGCGCATTAAGGTAGAGCATCAAGTGTTTTCTATCGGCTCTTGTTTTGCTTCCGAGATGAGCCAACGGCTTTCTGATGGGCAATTGCGGACTTTGCACAACCCCTTCGGCACTATTTTTAATCCGTATTCTATCCACCAAGCGATGCAACGGATTACCGCCAACCACCACTACACCGCCTCTGATTTGATTTTTGAAAATGGGCGCTACCTCTCGTTAGACCATCACACCAGTTTTGACCACCAAGATGAAACTTTGGTTTTAGAGAACATCAACCAGAATATCCAGTCGGCACATCATTTTCTTAAAGAGGCACAGTGGGTCATCATCACTTATGGCACCAGTTTTATTTATGAATACCTCCCCACGCGCCAGCCTGTAGCCAACTGTCATAAAATCCCCCAACAACGGTTTTCTAAACGCCTCCTCTCCGATGCAGAAATCCAAAACGCTATGGCAGAAACCATCGCTTGTATCCAAAACATTGCGCCAGAGGATGTTCAGATTTTATTCAGTATTTCGCCAGTGCGACACACCAAAGAAGGCATGATAGAAAACCAATGGAGCAAAGCGAAACTCATCAACCAACTCCACCAAGTGATTGCCGAGCTGCCCCACGCCCACTACCTCCCCATTTATGAAATTATGGTAGATGATCTAAGGGATTACCGTTTCTACAAGGCGGATATGATCCACCCCACGCCACAAGCTGTGGATTATATCTTTGAGCAATTTATGGCGGCTTATGCAGCACCAGAAACCCGCGATTTCATCAAAGAGAATTTTAAAATTTTGAATGGACTACAGCACCGCCCTCTTCTGCAAGATGAGGCTTACACTCGGTTTTTAGACCAACTAAAACAAAAAATGGCTCAACAGCAAGCCAAAGTCTCTTTTCCTATTTTTAAAGAAGAAAGGAAGTAACCCCTTTGAATTTCATCATCAAAATAAAAAACCACCTCAGCCCAATGCCGAAGCGGTTTTTCTCTTATGATAACACATTAACTTTATTTACTAAAAACCTTGCTGCCGTTGGTTTGGTAGGCATAGGTAAAGGTATAGTAGCCTAAATCTTTAGGGTTGGTTGGTTGCTCTGGTGCATCTTTATAATAGCTGGCAATTTTCAATTTTGCATACTTACCCTCTGCCGTTTTAATAACGATGGTTTTCGCTTTGATAGGCGTAATGGTATGGGTAGAAAAATCATAATTGTACCAACCTTTGCCAGACCCTGTAGGGATAGCGAGAACATAATTGCCATTTACCAACTCGTCTATCTTCATTTGAGCATCTTCTGGCGCTTCTTTTACTTCCTCATAGGCTTTTTCAATAAGCGCTGCAGCACCTTTGGCATCTTTATTTCTGGTATAACTATTCACGATAATGGTAGTGCCGTTAAAACCGATATCCCATTTGGCAGTGGCAAGTTCTTTATCATCTACTTGTTTGTTCTCTTTCAGGCTGTAGAGCGTAAAGTTTTTGGCATCGCCATCGCTATAAGCACTGTGGACTTTAAGGTTTTTCACTTCTTTGACTTGTACCGTAGCCGCTGGATTTTCTACAATAGGCTCGTCTCTGTCGCTTGAGCATGAATACAGCACCATAGCTGCACATACGCCGAATAGGATTTTTTTCATTGCTAATCTTTTTTAATTGTTAATATTCTCTTATAAATCTATTTTGAAATTAAGCCACCACAACCTGCCATAGAACTCGGGGTTGTAATAGGCATCTCGATAATTGAGCACATTATCTACGCCCACCTGCACGGTGTATCGGCGTTGCCAAGTTTTCCCCACCGAGGTATTCATCAGAACATACCCTGGCGCCGTTTCCTTTTTATTATTGATGATGCCATTGCCATCTAAATCCGCAAAGCCATAACGCCCTCGGTAGATGGTGCGGACATTTGCCAGCCAGCCATTTTGGTCTTGATAGAAAATTTTAGCATTAAAGGTATGTTTGCTACGACCTATAATTCCAAAATAATGGTGAGGCTTGAGCTTGATGAGCACGCCAGCATCATTCTCGCCGCTACTGATGGTGCCATTTTTAATTTTTTCTAATACCGTTTCATCTTTGGCTTCAAGGTATTGGTAACCGCCTGAAAAGTTAAGGTAAGGCGCTATTTGCCAACTTAGTTCCGCCTCTATACCTTGGGTAAACACGCGGTCAAGGTTACGATAAGAGAACACATTTTGACCATTGGTTTTTCTGGCAATTGCCGCGGTATTGATTAAATTTTTAATCTGATTTCTAAAAATATTGAGGTTGATTTTCAAGTTTTTTATCGGTTTAACATCACCACCGAAATTCCACGCCCAAGAGCTCTCCGCCTTTAAATCTGCAATGTGCTCTGGAGAAATCAGCACTTGACTAATCAGCCCTTGTTGCTGCATTTTTGCCATCATCGTTTGCACCTCTTGTGTTCCCAACACCGAATATCCCACCAAACTATTGGTAAAATTAAGGTACAGTTGGCGGAAATCTGGTGCCTTAAAACCTCTGCCCACCGATGTCCTTAGCGTGATGGTTTTGGAGAATTTAAAATCGGTGGAGAGTTTAGGGTTAAACTGCGAACCAAAAATGCTATTGCTATCCCAGCGGAACCCTGCCAAAACAGTCCAACGCTCCATTGGTTTGATAGAAGCCTGAGCCAATGCATAATATTGCGTAGCGTGTTTGGTATCATCATACCTTGTTGCCGCGATGTCTTGCCAGATTACCCCTGCGCCAAAAGTGGTTTGCAGTTGAGGCATCCATTTCAGTTCGGTAAAATTTTCGGCTTTGTGGTAATGCTCACGGTAGAAAGTATCATCAAAAAGGCTTTGGTCGGACAAAAACCGAAGTTCACTATTATTCTGAAACCCTGTGTGGTAGAGTCTTAGCACAGAGGTTACCTTCTCCGATGGCTGCCAAGTGAGCGTGGGTGCGATATTATAATCCACCGTGTTAGAGGTGCCCGTTATTTTTTCGCCCTGATAGCGAGATTTTGTATCTATTTTCTCATTGTACCAACGCCCATAGACTTGCATTTTCCACTTGGGGTTAAAGGTATAAGTCCATTTGGTGGCATAGGTATAAGTTTCAAAGGGATTCACGGTTTTGGCATATTCATCATCTTGAAAACCATAGCCTTCCGATGAATATCTATTGGCAGAAAACTCGGCGGAAAGGCGGTTTTTCACCCAACTCAGGTTGCCGCTGATGTCCAGCGTGGTATTGGTTTCGCCTTTAATACTCAAACTTCCCTGCGTGGTTTTAGGCTCTTGGGTAATAATGTTGATCACGCCAGCCAAAGCATCAGAGCCATACAGCGAGGAACTCGGACCTTTAATCACCTCAATGCGTTGGATGTCATTCACGGTAATTCGGGATAGGTCTAAAGTCCCTGCCATTCTGCCCAAAAGCGGCATTCCGTTCACTAAAATTAGGGCATACTCGGCGCCCATCCCTTGGATTTGAACGCCTGTGCCGTGATTATGCGTAATCACCAAGCCTGTTTGCTCCAAAAGCACTTGGCTCAGCCGCCTGCTCCCTGATTGTTGGATTTGTTTTTTGTCGATAATCCGAATCGGAATGGGCACTTCGGAAGCCTTTTGCTCAAAGGTATTGCCCGAGATCACAACAGGCTCTATCTCTTTAATCGTATCTTTTTTAAACTGCCCCCAAACCAAAGAGGGCAACAAAAATACAACGGCTATGGTAGCATTAGGCTTCTTCATAATCTTGCATTTACAACATCTCGGATTGATAGTTTTATAAGCTGATCCGCTCATTTTCTTTCTCTTATCTTCATCATTAAGAATAAGAACGAGGCAAAAGTAAATTATTATTTTTAAACATTCTAAATAAGTTTTAATGATATTTGTCAGTTTTTATTTAGAATAATTTTAATTAAGTTTGCAACGAAAAATTATCAAACTATGTTTAATACTATTTTAGCTCAAAAGAAATTAGCGCTGGGGCTATTCCTCGCTTGCGGTTTATCCTACGCTCAAAAACAAGAAGATGTGAACGCCATCAAGGCGATGACGGGGTGCTACAAGGTATCCTTCAACTTTGCAGAAACTTTCTCCCCTAACAAAGACTACGAAAAAACGGACAGCTATCACTCTCGTGCGTTAGAATGGATTACCGTTGCGGATGAAAAACCTGGCAAAGTTGTGCTACAGCACATTCTTGTCGTTAATCCAGAGGGCGAAGGTAAAGATGCCATAGTCAAACACTGGCGACAAGATTGGCTCTATCAAAACACTGATTTTTATACCTTTGACAAAGAAAACCATTGGAAATTCCAATCTTTACCTGCAGATGCCGTAAAGGGACAATGGACGCAAGTGGTTTATCAAGTTGATGATGCGCCACGCTATTCGGCTTCTGGAACTTGGATACACGCCGATGGCAAAAACTACTGGGAAGCCAATGCTGATGCGCCACTACCCCGCCGAGAGTACACCACAAGGAAAGATTATAATGTACTGAACCGTACCAACAGACAAGAAATTATGCCTTGGGGCTGGCTTCATTTTCAAGACAATACTAAAATTTTAAGAGAAGACGGCAAGCCTGATACCATCATCGCGGAAGAAATTGGAAAGGAAAAATACACCAAAGTAGATGATGCCCGCTGCCTGCCTGCACAAAAATTCTGGAAGGAATATGCTCCACTGTGGGCTGCCGTACGCCAAGCGTGGCAAACCAGATTAGACCAGAAAAAAGACCTCTACACACAGCCTAAAACTAAAGATGTGCACCTCTACGGTCCTCTGATGAAATTAGAGCCCAACCAAACCAAAGAAGCTCAAGATTTAGTGAACCGCTATATTCTAAAATAATTTTAGCGTGTGGTGTTGGCTTGATGCACCGCAACAATAGAAGCCTCAGCGTACGCTGAGGCTTCGTCAATTATTGTCGTTCTATCATAACTTAAAATTGAAAAATCTATAGGAATAATATATTTTCAATTTGTCCTTAAAATAGAGTTGATAAAATTCCTATTCCTAATACTCAAACAACACGCTTCCCCAAGTGAAGCCGCTGCCAAAGGCAGATAAACAGACCAAATCGCCGCGTTTTACCTTGCCTTCTTCTATGGCTTCGCAGAGGGCAATTGGAATAGATGCCGCCGTGGTGTTGCCATATTTTTGGATATTGATGAAGACTTTGTCCTCTGGTAGTTTGAGCAATTGCTGTACATATTGCGCAATCCTGATGTTGGCTTGGTGCGGAATCAGCATATCTAAATCTTCTATGGTTTTGCCCGCTTTATTTAAAGCCTCCAAAATACTTTCTGGAAAGCGCGTAACGGCGTGTTTGAAGACAAAATTACCATTCATATAAGGGTAAAGTTCTTTCTTGGTAATGGCTTCTGGCTCTGTGAGAAGTCTATCGCTCCAGCCGTATTTCGTTCCTGGGAATTTCACGGCTAATTCTTCGGCGTATTTCCCTTCGGAGTGCATATTTACGGCTAAAATATTACCTGCGTTTTCATCTTCGGTAGCGGATAAGACCATTGCCCCTGCACCATCACCAAAGATTACAGAAACATTACGCCCTTCATCTGAAAAATCCAATCCAAAAGAATGAATTTCGGCGCCTACCACAAGGATGTTTTTGTAAACACCCGCTTTAATAAAGGCATCTGCCACGCTCATAGCATACACAAAGCCCGAACATTGGTTGCGGACATCTAAGGCGCCAACGGTATCGCAACCTAACATCTCTTGCAATATCACCCCACAACCAGGGAAAAAATAATCTGGCGACAGCGTGGCAAAGATGATGTAATCTATATCTTTAGCGGTAAGTTGCGCTTTGTCAAGGGCTTTTGTAGCAGCTTGGTAGCCTAAATATGCCGTGGTTTCTTCGGCGTCTATTTTATTTTTGCGGTGGCGTCTTTCCTTAATTCCTGTGCGTTCGGTAATCCATTCATCACTGGTGTTCATCCGCTGGGATAAATCATCATTGGTTACCACATGGTCTGGGACATAGTAGCCCATTCCTTTGATTATCGTTTTTGGCATATCAAAAAAATTAGGCTGCAAAAATAAGACTTTCCTTATTTATCTCCCAAAATAAAACGCCAATCTGATGAATAGGTGTTTTAGAAATGATATTTTTTCTATTTTTGCAAGATGGCAAGAGCACTTATTTTCAGCAACCCTTTTTGTGAATGGATTGATGTAAAATCCCCTGATAGAGAGGATTTGGAATATTTACACCAAACTTATAAAATCAATAAGCTCCACTTAGAAGATGCCATAGACCCCAGCCATCTCCCTAAATTTGAACAAGTAGACGGGGTTAA from Riemerella columbina includes the following:
- a CDS encoding GSCFA domain-containing protein, whose amino-acid sequence is MKLRTEVNIVATTAQRIKVEHQVFSIGSCFASEMSQRLSDGQLRTLHNPFGTIFNPYSIHQAMQRITANHHYTASDLIFENGRYLSLDHHTSFDHQDETLVLENINQNIQSAHHFLKEAQWVIITYGTSFIYEYLPTRQPVANCHKIPQQRFSKRLLSDAEIQNAMAETIACIQNIAPEDVQILFSISPVRHTKEGMIENQWSKAKLINQLHQVIAELPHAHYLPIYEIMVDDLRDYRFYKADMIHPTPQAVDYIFEQFMAAYAAPETRDFIKENFKILNGLQHRPLLQDEAYTRFLDQLKQKMAQQQAKVSFPIFKEERK
- a CDS encoding HmuY family protein, which translates into the protein MKKILFGVCAAMVLYSCSSDRDEPIVENPAATVQVKEVKNLKVHSAYSDGDAKNFTLYSLKENKQVDDKELATAKWDIGFNGTTIIVNSYTRNKDAKGAAALIEKAYEEVKEAPEDAQMKIDELVNGNYVLAIPTGSGKGWYNYDFSTHTITPIKAKTIVIKTAEGKYAKLKIASYYKDAPEQPTNPKDLGYYTFTYAYQTNGSKVFSK
- a CDS encoding TonB-dependent receptor plug domain-containing protein; translation: MKKPNATIAVVFLLPSLVWGQFKKDTIKEIEPVVISGNTFEQKASEVPIPIRIIDKKQIQQSGSRRLSQVLLEQTGLVITHNHGTGVQIQGMGAEYALILVNGMPLLGRMAGTLDLSRITVNDIQRIEVIKGPSSSLYGSDALAGVINIITQEPKTTQGSLSIKGETNTTLDISGNLSWVKNRLSAEFSANRYSSEGYGFQDDEYAKTVNPFETYTYATKWTYTFNPKWKMQVYGRWYNEKIDTKSRYQGEKITGTSNTVDYNIAPTLTWQPSEKVTSVLRLYHTGFQNNSELRFLSDQSLFDDTFYREHYHKAENFTELKWMPQLQTTFGAGVIWQDIAATRYDDTKHATQYYALAQASIKPMERWTVLAGFRWDSNSIFGSQFNPKLSTDFKFSKTITLRTSVGRGFKAPDFRQLYLNFTNSLVGYSVLGTQEVQTMMAKMQQQGLISQVLISPEHIADLKAESSWAWNFGGDVKPIKNLKINLNIFRNQIKNLINTAAIARKTNGQNVFSYRNLDRVFTQGIEAELSWQIAPYLNFSGGYQYLEAKDETVLEKIKNGTISSGENDAGVLIKLKPHHYFGIIGRSKHTFNAKIFYQDQNGWLANVRTIYRGRYGFADLDGNGIINNKKETAPGYVLMNTSVGKTWQRRYTVQVGVDNVLNYRDAYYNPEFYGRLWWLNFKIDL
- a CDS encoding DUF6607 family protein, with protein sequence MFNTILAQKKLALGLFLACGLSYAQKQEDVNAIKAMTGCYKVSFNFAETFSPNKDYEKTDSYHSRALEWITVADEKPGKVVLQHILVVNPEGEGKDAIVKHWRQDWLYQNTDFYTFDKENHWKFQSLPADAVKGQWTQVVYQVDDAPRYSASGTWIHADGKNYWEANADAPLPRREYTTRKDYNVLNRTNRQEIMPWGWLHFQDNTKILREDGKPDTIIAEEIGKEKYTKVDDARCLPAQKFWKEYAPLWAAVRQAWQTRLDQKKDLYTQPKTKDVHLYGPLMKLEPNQTKEAQDLVNRYILK
- a CDS encoding 3-oxoacyl-ACP synthase III family protein: MPKTIIKGMGYYVPDHVVTNDDLSQRMNTSDEWITERTGIKERRHRKNKIDAEETTAYLGYQAATKALDKAQLTAKDIDYIIFATLSPDYFFPGCGVILQEMLGCDTVGALDVRNQCSGFVYAMSVADAFIKAGVYKNILVVGAEIHSFGLDFSDEGRNVSVIFGDGAGAMVLSATEDENAGNILAVNMHSEGKYAEELAVKFPGTKYGWSDRLLTEPEAITKKELYPYMNGNFVFKHAVTRFPESILEALNKAGKTIEDLDMLIPHQANIRIAQYVQQLLKLPEDKVFINIQKYGNTTAASIPIALCEAIEEGKVKRGDLVCLSAFGSGFTWGSVLFEY